Sequence from the Aquimarina sp. Aq107 genome:
ATATAAAAATGGTATTCACACCTAGAAAATATATGACAGATGATCAGCGTTTTGCAGCGAGACGACCGGATGTACTGGTATATGAAACTCCTGTGCTTACAGAAGATATGACACTTTCGGGAGAGATTTTGGCAAAGTTAAAAGTGGCAACTACAGGAACTGCTGCTGATTGGGTAGTTAAATTAATAGACGTGTACCCAGCTGATGCAGAAGATACAGAAGAAACACAGAAGTATCTTAAAATGTCTAACTATCATATGATGGTTCGAAGTGAAGTGCTTAGAGGAAGATTTAGAAATAGTTTTAGTAAGCCAGAGCCGTTTACACCAAATCAAAAAACAGATGTTAATATAAAGCTTCAAGATGTACATCATACATTTCTAAAAGGTCATAAAATTCAGATTCAGGTACAGAGTACTTGGTTTCCTTTTATAGACCTAAATCCACAGACTTTTGTACCTAATATTTTCAAAGCAAAAGCATCAGATTTTAAGAAACAAACGCATAAAGTTTTTGAGGATTCGTCAGTCGAGTTCTCCGTGTTAAAATAGACTAAACTAACTAAATTTAATACCCCTTTAGAAATGATTAAAGCAAAATTTACTTTGTTATCTTTTTGCTTCTTACTATTTATTTCTGCCTGTAAGAATACTAGTGAGGAGATTAAACCTTTAGTGTCTGCTGAAGAACAAATCGAGATACACTCTAAAAAACTTAATGATTGGTTTGAGACTCAGTTTCAAGAAGAAGTAGCTGAATCTCCTATGATGCAAACGTATTTAGGTGTAAAAACAGAAGATTATGGTAAATGGGATGATGTTTCTTCTAAAAAAGAAGTAAAAGACCTAGATAAAGCTAAAAGAAGATTGAGGTATTTAAATGATTCAATTGATATTACTAAACTAAACAAAGCGACTGCTTTGAGTTATCGATTGATGAAAGAAGATTTAAGAAATGAAATAGATGATTTTCAATATCGTTTTTATGATTACCCTATAAATCAAATGCATGGAATGCAAGCAGAAATCCCAGCTTTTTTGATCAATATGCATAAAATAGAAAATAAGAATGATGCAGATGCTTATATTTCAAGACTGGAAGGAATGGATGAGCTATTTGCGCAGCAATCAGAAAATATTAAGATCAGGGAAAAGAATGGAATTGTTCCTCCTAAGTTCGTTTTTGCTAAGGTTCTTAATGATTGCCGTAATCTAGTAACAGGTAAACCATTTGATGATTCGAACAACGAAAGCACATTATTATCTGATTTCAAATCTAAAATAGAGAAATTAGAGATTTCAGAAGAAGCAAAGGATAGTTTGGTTTTTAAAGCTGAGTTGGCTTTAAAAGGAGATGTAAAAACCGCCTATGATCAATTAATTACTTTCTTAGAAGATCAGCAACAAAGAGCTACTACAGAAGATGGAGCTTGGAAATTTCCAAAGGGTAATGCGTTTTATAATAATGCTTTAAGACGAACTACTACTACCAATATGACTGCAGAAGAAATTCATCAACTTGGATTAGATGAGGTGGCTAGGATTCATAAGGAGATGAAAGATATTATGACCGAGCTTAAGTATGAAGGAACGTTGCAAGACTTTTTTAAATTCATGAAAGAAGATGAAAGATTTTATTACAGTAATGACGAAGCTGGCAGAGAAGAATACCTTAAAAGAGCAGTGGGGTTAATAGATAATATGAAATCTAGAATGGATGAACTATTTATCACTAAACCCAAAGCGGATATTATTGTGAAAGCAGTAGAACCTTTTAGAGAAAAAAGTGCTGGAAAAGCATTTTATCAAAGAGGAACTCCTGATGGATCAAGACCAGGAACTTATTATGCAAACCTTTATGATATGGAAGCAATGCCGAAATATCAGATGGAGGCTCTTGCATACCACGAAGGAATACCAGGACATCATATGCAAATTTCTATCGCGCAAGAATTAGAAAATATTCCAAAATTCAGAAAGTTTGGTGGATATACTGCGTATGTAGAAGGATGGGGGTTATACAATGAGTTCTTACCAAAGGAAATAGGACTTTATAATGATCCATATTCTAATTTTGGAAGGTTAGCAATGGAGCTGTGGAGAGCTTGTAGACTAGTAGTAGATACTGGGATACATACTAAGAAATGGACGAGAGAGGATGGAATTAAATATTATACAGATAATACTCCAAATGCCGAGAGTGATGCCATAAAAATGGTAGAAAGACATATCGTAATGCCAGGTCAAGCCACCGCTTATAAAATAGGAATGAATAAAATTCTAGAACTAAGAGAAGCTGCTAGATCTAAACTAGGGAATGAATTATTTGATATACGAGAGTTTCATGATGTGGTTTTGACAAATGGTGCAGTACCACTTACGATACTTGAAGAATTAGTGAATGAATGGATAGCATCTAAGAGTGAAACATTAGAAACTAAAAAAACAAGTTGAGATTCAGTTTCATACTAATCTTTTATTTATAAGTCAATAGCCTTTCATTCGCTGAAAGGCTATTTTTTTGATCTAAATGGATCTAAATTATGGTTAATCTGTAAATTTAAGTAAGAATAATACTACAATATAACATGTTTTAAGATATTTTTGTGTACTTTGCTGGTGTAATTGGTATTTAATCTGATTCTAGCCCCAAAATAGATCATATGAATAAAGCAATTTTAACCTTTGTGATTTTCTGCGCAATGAACCTACTTGGTTTTTCGCAAAGTCAATTTTCAGCCGTTGATTTTTCTAAAATAGAAAACGTAAAAGACTCTTTGTTATTTAATAGTGCGGTAAATGATTTACAGCATTATGTCAATGAAGATCAATTAGACCGAGCAGATGATATCGCTAACAAGCTTATTGAGCTTGGCCATGATATTAAGTATTTTAAAGGATTAGGTTTAGTATACAGGCTGAAAGGCGTTATTAATAACGAATTGAATAAGAGCATCGATTCCAATGAAAGTTTTGAAAAAGCCGTACTCAATTTTCAGAAAATTGATGACAAAAACGGCTTAGCAATGGTAAGTAATGATAGATACAATATCGAAAGAAATAAAGGTAATATAGA
This genomic interval carries:
- a CDS encoding DUF885 family protein; this encodes MIKAKFTLLSFCFLLFISACKNTSEEIKPLVSAEEQIEIHSKKLNDWFETQFQEEVAESPMMQTYLGVKTEDYGKWDDVSSKKEVKDLDKAKRRLRYLNDSIDITKLNKATALSYRLMKEDLRNEIDDFQYRFYDYPINQMHGMQAEIPAFLINMHKIENKNDADAYISRLEGMDELFAQQSENIKIREKNGIVPPKFVFAKVLNDCRNLVTGKPFDDSNNESTLLSDFKSKIEKLEISEEAKDSLVFKAELALKGDVKTAYDQLITFLEDQQQRATTEDGAWKFPKGNAFYNNALRRTTTTNMTAEEIHQLGLDEVARIHKEMKDIMTELKYEGTLQDFFKFMKEDERFYYSNDEAGREEYLKRAVGLIDNMKSRMDELFITKPKADIIVKAVEPFREKSAGKAFYQRGTPDGSRPGTYYANLYDMEAMPKYQMEALAYHEGIPGHHMQISIAQELENIPKFRKFGGYTAYVEGWGLYNEFLPKEIGLYNDPYSNFGRLAMELWRACRLVVDTGIHTKKWTREDGIKYYTDNTPNAESDAIKMVERHIVMPGQATAYKIGMNKILELREAARSKLGNELFDIREFHDVVLTNGAVPLTILEELVNEWIASKSETLETKKTS